A section of the Telopea speciosissima isolate NSW1024214 ecotype Mountain lineage chromosome 3, Tspe_v1, whole genome shotgun sequence genome encodes:
- the LOC122654732 gene encoding potassium transporter 4-like, translating into MDSEAGTSTPRTPSQFSWRYISRNLILAYQSFGVVYGDLSTSPLYVYKSTFVGKLQNHQNEDAIFGAFSLIFWTLTLIPLIKYVFILLSADDNGEGGTFALYSLLCRHAKFNLLPNQQAADEELSAYKYGPSSQAVASSPLKRFLEKHKRLRTALLLVVLFGACMVIGDGVLTPAISVLSSVSGLQATERKLTDSEMILIACIILVGLFALQHCGTHKVAFMFAPIVIIWLISIFSIGLYNTIHWNPRILSAISPYYIIKFFRETGKDGWISLGGILLSITGTEAMFADLGHFTAFSIRIAFALVVYPSLIVQYMGQAAFLSKNLSSIPRGFYDSIPVSIFWPVFVIATLAAIVGSQAVITATFSIIKQCHALGCFPRVKVVHTSKHIYGQIYIPEINWILMVLCLAITIGFQDTTLIGNAYGIACMTVMFVTTCLMALVIIFVWRRNVLLAAAFLLVFGCIEGVYLSASFIKVPQGGWVPLALSSIFMVVMFVWYYGTRKKYNFDLHNKVSLKWLLGLGPSLGIVRVPGIGLIYSELATGVPAIFSHFVTNLPAFHQVLVFVCVKSVPVPYVSPEERYLIGRICPRPYRMYRCIVRYGYKDIPRDDGDFENHLIQSIAEFIQMEAVEPQLSSSESSSLDGRMAVISTRSLQSTLSLVISEQEEDYGLSTTIQSSKSATLQSLRTAYEDENPHVTRRQVRFQLPPNPGMDPSVREELLDLIQAKEAGVAYIMGHSYVKARRSSSFLKKLVIDIGYSFLRKNCRGPAVALNIPHISLIEVGMIYYV; encoded by the exons ATGGATTCCGAAGCTGGAACTTCGACCCCTCGAACTCCTTCTCAG TTCTCGTGGAGGTACATCTCCAGGAATTTGATATTAGCATACCAAAGCTTCGGTGTGGTCTACGGGGACTTGAGCACTTCACCTCTCTATGTTTATAAAAGCACCTTTGTTGGAAAGTTGCAAAATCACCAGAATGAAGATGCAATATTCGGTGCATTTTCGTTGATTTTCTGGACCCTTACTTTGATCCCCTTGATCAAGTATGTCTTCATCCTCTTGAGTGCTGATGACAATGGGGAAG GTGGAACATTTGCTCTTTACTCACTTCTTTGCAGGCATGCAAAGTTTAATTTACTTCCTAATCAGCAAGCTGCTGATGAGGAGCTTTCTGCATACAAATATGGGCCCTCGTCACAAGCTGTAGCCTCCTCCCCATTGAAGCGATTTCTTGAGAAGCATAAAAGGCTCAGGACAGCTCTACTTCTGGTGGTATTATTTGGAGCATGCATGGTTATAGGTGATGGTGTCCTTACCCCAGCAATATCAg TTCTATCGTCAGTGTCTGGGCTGCAAGCTACCGAACGAAAACTAACTGATA GTGAGATGATATTGATTGCTTGTATCATATTGGTGGGCTTGTTTGCTCTTCAGCATTGTGGCACCCACAAAGTCGCTTTTATGTTTGCGCCTATTGTCATTATCTGGTTAATATCAATTTTTTCCATTGGCTTATACAACACAATACATTGGAACCCAAGGATTTTGTCTGCAATTTCTCCGTATTACATCATTAAGTTCTTTAGAGAGACGGGAAAAGATGGATGGATTTCTCTTGGAGGTATTCTCCTTTCAATCACAG GTACTGAAGCTATGTTCGCTGATCTGGGTCACTTCACTGCCTTTTCAATCAGG ATTGCTTTTGCCCTTGTTGTGTATCCCTCTTTGATAGTGCAATACATGGGGCAAGCTGCTTTTCTCTCTAAAAACCTCTCTTCAATTCCTCGAGGTTTCTACGACTCGATCCCAG TTAGTATATTTTGGCCTGTCTTTGTGATCGCTACgcttgcagccattgttgggAGTCAGGCAGTCATCACGGCTACTTTTTCCATTATCAAACAATGCCATGCCCTTGGTTGCTTTCCCCGAGTCAAGGTCGTCCACACCTCTAAACATATATATGGGCAGATCTACATTCCAGAGATAAATTGGATCCTCATGGTCCTTTGTCTTGCTATAACCATCGGATTCCAAGATACAACTTTGATTGGAAATGCTTATG GCATTGCATGCATGACTGTGATGTTCGTTACAACATGTCTTATGGCACTTGTCATAATCTTCGTGTGGCGGAGAAATGTTCTGCTGGCTGCTGCATTCCTCCTTGTCTTTGGGTGTattgagggtgtttatctctCAGCATCATTCATAAAAGTACCCCAGGGAGGATGGGTTCCTCTTGCTCTCTCAAGCATCTTTATGGTTGTCATGTTTGTTTGGTACTATGGGACTCGCAAAAAGTACAACTTTGATCTTCACAATAAGGTTTCTCTGAAATGGCTACTAGGCCTGGGCCCTAGCCTCGGTATTGTCCGTGTGCCAGGCATAGGGCTTATCTACTCAGAATTGGCAACCGGAGTTCCTGcaattttctcccattttgtcACCAACCTTCCTGCATTTCACCAGGTCTTGGTATTTGTCTGTGTGAAATCAGTCCCAGTTCCTTATGTTTCGCCAGAAGAACGCTACCTCATTGGTAGGATCTGTCCAAGACCCTACAGGATGTACCGGTGCATTGTGAGGTATGGGTACAAGGACATCCCGCGGGATGATGGAGATTTTGAGAACCATCTCATCCAGAGCATTGCAGAATTCATCCAGATGGAGGCTGTGGAACCGCAATTATCTAGTTCTGAGAGTTCATCATTGGATGGGAGGATGGCTGTCATAAGCACGAGATCTCTCCAGTCGACCTTGAGTTTGGTTATCTCTGAGCAAGAGGAGGACTATGGTTTGAGCACCACCATTCAAAGCAGCAAATCAGCAACCCTTCAAAGCTTGAGAACTGCATATGAGGATGAGAATCCACATGTCACGAGGCGTCAAGTGAGGTTCCAGTTGCCACCAAACCCAGGTATGGATCCTTCAGTGAGGGAAGAGTTGTTGGATTTGATCCAGGCAAAGGAAGCAGGTGTTGCATACATAATGGGGCATTCCTATGTGAAGGCCCGTAGGTCATCATCATTCCTGAAAAAGCTGGTGATTGACATAGGGTATTCATTCCTCCGGAAAAACTGCAGGGGCCCTGCTGTGGCTCTGAACATTCCTCACATTAGCCTCATTGAAGTTGGCATGATTTACTATGTGTAG
- the LOC122653835 gene encoding uncharacterized protein LOC122653835, with the protein MDFTNSSSSSRSSNNTTTTLQEKKSKKKQQQQQQETTGGRSQQLFFTQDDSSSSSVDGNTCHYSSGTTVASGGRGGGVVGSGSGSGCDQYSTHPNNHYYDSTDLPPFPSQESAGGCYDDMGSQGSWVDSTGGFFGFGDTQQLTNNGFDYSTTSATTTTCLGFDSTDQYVHSPLFGRMPPVSDTTVPSITDAFDLGSSAYFF; encoded by the exons ATGGATTTTACCAACTCATCTTCGTCGTCTCGTAGCAGCAATAATACCACAACAACACTtcaggagaagaagagcaaaaagaaacagcagcagcaacaacaagaaacAACAGGGGGAAG GTCACAACAGCTATTCTTCACTCAAGacgactcctcctcctcctccgttGACGGCAATACATGCCATTACTCTTCCGGCACCACCGTCGCTTCAGGAGGACGAGGAGGAGGAGTTGTTGGCAGTGGCAGTGGTAGTGGGTGTGATCAGTACTCCACCCACCCCAACAATCATTACTACGATAGCACGGACCTCCCACCCTTTCCTTCTCAGGAATCGGCAGGAGGGTGCTATGACGACATGGGCAGCCAGGGGAGTTGGGTCGATTCAACAGGAGGcttctttgggtttggagaTACACAGCAATTGACTAATAATGGGTTCGACTACTCGACGACATCGGCGACGACGACGACGTGCTTGGGTTTTGATTCCACAGATCAATATGTTCACAGCCCACTCTTTGGAAGGATGCCCCCTGTTTCTGATACGACTGTGCCATCCATTACAGATGCTTTCGATTTGGGTTCCTCCGCCTACTTCTTTTAA